One window of Electrophorus electricus isolate fEleEle1 chromosome 24, fEleEle1.pri, whole genome shotgun sequence genomic DNA carries:
- the igsf21b gene encoding immunoglobulin superfamily member 21b isoform X1 has translation MNILITLCLLLCSDLMDCAIGYLVVSIEPLPPVVMGDTVTLKCNFRTDGNLREIVWFRVTEGGRSKQKIFTYDAMYNTNFSHMEDYRRREEFAYQTTVRLPEVQMEDNGPYECHVGIYDRTYREKVVLASGSIAVVVMSPPKSISVIAVDQPTRFNRYEAQNFTLLCTVTGGKPAPVVYFKRDGELIEVLPSTQSSDGAESRGLSVPIDSRSLISRDLDDTKLQRSISFLNPGIEPARSDGVRPQQRYTSGATGQEGPKPTTEIIPETVVSREFPRWVLSSSPLYYFDYTETEANDGTIEVQAMLTWHLNPQLDSEAMFSCEVKHPALSMPMQAEVILSAPKGPKLSATPCRAKVGDTVRIAVEGFQTGVKGNEVFPEPLFTWSHVGGLLLDGSAEREGKVLVLERVPAELNGSLYRCSAENPLGSTNSYLRLIIFENPRIKKETLQFNVADSGGAEFGPTHIMLLLSVTLEFT, from the exons ATGAATATTCTGATCACTTTATGCTTGCTTTTGTGCTCCGACCTAATGGATTGCGCGATTG GGTATTTAGTAGTCTCCATAGAGCCTCTTCCACCTGTAGTTATGGGGGACACAGTGACTTTGAAGTGCAATTTCAGGACTGATGGCAACCTGAGAGAAATAGTGTGGTTTCGG GTTACAGAGGGTGGTAGATCTAAGCAGAAAATCTTTACTTATGATGCCATGTACAATACCAATTTCTCTCACATGGAGGATTACCGCAGAAGAGAGGAGTTTGCTTACCAGACCACTGTTAG GCTCCCTGAGGTGCAGATGGAAGACAACGGGCCATACGAATGCCACGTGGGGATCTATGACAGGACGTACAGAGAGAAGGTGGTCTTAGCATCTGGAAGCATAGCAGTTGTTGTTATGT CACCTCCAAAATCCATCTCTGTAATTGCAGTAGACCAGCCAACACGATTCAATCGCTATGAGGCACAAAACTTCACACTCTTATGCACCGTGACTGGAGGAAAGCCCGCTCCTGTG GTGTACTTTAAAAGAGATGGAGAGCTAATCGAGGTGCTACCCTCCACCCAGTCCTCTGATGGGGCTGAAAGCAGGGGCTTGTCTGTGCCCATAGATAGTAGGTCTCTGATCAGCCGAGACCTTGACGACACCAAGCTGCAGAGGTCCATTTCTTTCCTCAACCCAGGCATTGAGCCAGCACGCTCAGATGGGGTGCGGCCCCAGCAGAGATACACATCAGGGGCCACAGGCCAAGAGGGCCCCAAACCCACCACCGAGATCATCCCAGAGACTGTGGTTAGCAGGGAGTTCCCACGCTGGGTACTGAGCTCCAGCCCACTGTACTACTTCGACTACACAGAGACTGAGGCGAACGATGGCACCATTGAAGTGCAGGCCATGCTCACGTGGCACCTGAACCCACAGCTGGACAGTGAGGCCATGTTCAGCTGCGAGGTCAAGCACCCGGCTCTCTCCATGCCCATGCAGGCTGAAGTCATCCTCT CTGCTCCAAAGGGACCTAAGCTCTCCGCGACTCCATGCAGGGCAAAAGTGGGAGATACAGTTCGAATTGCAGTGGAGGGGTTCCAGACGGGTGTAAAAGGG AACGAGGTGTTCCCAGAGCCTCTGTTCACATGGAGCCATGTGGGAGGTCTCCTGTTGGATGGCAGTgctgagagggaggggaaagTTCTCGTTCTGGAGCGAGTCCCCGCAGAACTTAACGGCTCCTTGTACCGCTGTTCTGCTGAGAACCCCCTGGGCTCCACCAATTCTTACCTACGTCTCATCATCTTCG AAAATCCAAGAATAAAGAAGGAGACACTACAATTTAATG tggCTGATTCGGGTGGAGCTGAATTTGGGCCCACGCACATCatgctgctgctgtcagtgaCCCTGGAGTTCACATGA
- the igsf21b gene encoding immunoglobulin superfamily member 21b isoform X2 translates to MNILITLCLLLCSDLMDCAIGYLVVSIEPLPPVVMGDTVTLKCNFRTDGNLREIVWFRVTEGGRSKQKIFTYDAMYNTNFSHMEDYRRREEFAYQTTVRLPEVQMEDNGPYECHVGIYDRTYREKVVLASGSIAVVVMLDQPTRFNRYEAQNFTLLCTVTGGKPAPVVYFKRDGELIEVLPSTQSSDGAESRGLSVPIDSRSLISRDLDDTKLQRSISFLNPGIEPARSDGVRPQQRYTSGATGQEGPKPTTEIIPETVVSREFPRWVLSSSPLYYFDYTETEANDGTIEVQAMLTWHLNPQLDSEAMFSCEVKHPALSMPMQAEVILSAPKGPKLSATPCRAKVGDTVRIAVEGFQTGVKGNEVFPEPLFTWSHVGGLLLDGSAEREGKVLVLERVPAELNGSLYRCSAENPLGSTNSYLRLIIFENPRIKKETLQFNVADSGGAEFGPTHIMLLLSVTLEFT, encoded by the exons ATGAATATTCTGATCACTTTATGCTTGCTTTTGTGCTCCGACCTAATGGATTGCGCGATTG GGTATTTAGTAGTCTCCATAGAGCCTCTTCCACCTGTAGTTATGGGGGACACAGTGACTTTGAAGTGCAATTTCAGGACTGATGGCAACCTGAGAGAAATAGTGTGGTTTCGG GTTACAGAGGGTGGTAGATCTAAGCAGAAAATCTTTACTTATGATGCCATGTACAATACCAATTTCTCTCACATGGAGGATTACCGCAGAAGAGAGGAGTTTGCTTACCAGACCACTGTTAG GCTCCCTGAGGTGCAGATGGAAGACAACGGGCCATACGAATGCCACGTGGGGATCTATGACAGGACGTACAGAGAGAAGGTGGTCTTAGCATCTGGAAGCATAGCAGTTGTTGTTATGT TAGACCAGCCAACACGATTCAATCGCTATGAGGCACAAAACTTCACACTCTTATGCACCGTGACTGGAGGAAAGCCCGCTCCTGTG GTGTACTTTAAAAGAGATGGAGAGCTAATCGAGGTGCTACCCTCCACCCAGTCCTCTGATGGGGCTGAAAGCAGGGGCTTGTCTGTGCCCATAGATAGTAGGTCTCTGATCAGCCGAGACCTTGACGACACCAAGCTGCAGAGGTCCATTTCTTTCCTCAACCCAGGCATTGAGCCAGCACGCTCAGATGGGGTGCGGCCCCAGCAGAGATACACATCAGGGGCCACAGGCCAAGAGGGCCCCAAACCCACCACCGAGATCATCCCAGAGACTGTGGTTAGCAGGGAGTTCCCACGCTGGGTACTGAGCTCCAGCCCACTGTACTACTTCGACTACACAGAGACTGAGGCGAACGATGGCACCATTGAAGTGCAGGCCATGCTCACGTGGCACCTGAACCCACAGCTGGACAGTGAGGCCATGTTCAGCTGCGAGGTCAAGCACCCGGCTCTCTCCATGCCCATGCAGGCTGAAGTCATCCTCT CTGCTCCAAAGGGACCTAAGCTCTCCGCGACTCCATGCAGGGCAAAAGTGGGAGATACAGTTCGAATTGCAGTGGAGGGGTTCCAGACGGGTGTAAAAGGG AACGAGGTGTTCCCAGAGCCTCTGTTCACATGGAGCCATGTGGGAGGTCTCCTGTTGGATGGCAGTgctgagagggaggggaaagTTCTCGTTCTGGAGCGAGTCCCCGCAGAACTTAACGGCTCCTTGTACCGCTGTTCTGCTGAGAACCCCCTGGGCTCCACCAATTCTTACCTACGTCTCATCATCTTCG AAAATCCAAGAATAAAGAAGGAGACACTACAATTTAATG tggCTGATTCGGGTGGAGCTGAATTTGGGCCCACGCACATCatgctgctgctgtcagtgaCCCTGGAGTTCACATGA